One window of the Carnobacterium maltaromaticum DSM 20342 genome contains the following:
- a CDS encoding ECF transporter S component encodes MLRAKKNLWGLILFLIFMLVLSVAISDKYYLLVSFLFLIATMVPLYRRFETKKIHSREIVFIAVLGAIAATSRVPFAMIPSVQPTTFVIIVSAMVLGSESGFVVGATAALVSNMFLGQGPWTPWQMFCWGMVGFTAGLLKDSPILKDMWSRLVFGFIWGFLFGWIMNLWYVVAYINPLSWIAFVQAYAASFYFDLAHALSNVFFLWLFSPSWLKIIRRFQKKYGLINLE; translated from the coding sequence ATGTTAAGAGCTAAAAAGAATTTATGGGGATTGATTCTTTTTTTAATCTTTATGCTAGTACTTTCCGTAGCGATTAGTGATAAGTATTATTTATTAGTCAGTTTTTTATTTTTAATTGCGACAATGGTACCGTTGTATCGTCGCTTTGAAACGAAGAAAATTCATTCGCGAGAAATTGTTTTTATTGCAGTGCTAGGAGCGATAGCTGCAACGAGTCGTGTGCCGTTTGCTATGATTCCAAGTGTTCAGCCAACGACGTTCGTCATTATCGTTTCAGCAATGGTGTTAGGTAGTGAAAGTGGGTTTGTAGTTGGAGCTACAGCAGCTTTGGTTTCGAATATGTTTTTAGGACAGGGACCATGGACTCCATGGCAAATGTTTTGCTGGGGAATGGTAGGATTTACAGCGGGTTTATTAAAAGATTCTCCCATCCTAAAAGATATGTGGAGTCGCTTGGTTTTTGGCTTCATTTGGGGATTTCTCTTTGGCTGGATTATGAATTTATGGTATGTGGTGGCTTATATTAATCCGTTGAGTTGGATTGCATTTGTCCAAGCCTATGCCGCAAGTTTTTATTTTGATTTAGCCCACGCGTTATCGAATGTTTTTTTCCTGTGGCTATTCAGCCCATCATGGCTAAAAATTATTCGACGTTTTCAAAAAAAATACGGACTGATAAATTTAGAATAA
- a CDS encoding ABC transporter ATP-binding protein gives MVALAEIRNLSFTYPEEKKEALVMNSLVIEEGDFLVLAGSSGSGKTTLLRHFKKELWPIGTRTGALFYKNENYQELSDIRSATEIGMVFQNPENQIVMDNVMGELAFALENIGCPPKIIEKRIAELISFLGFQDLLEQSIHTLSGGQKQLVNLASVLILQPKLLVLDEPTAQLDPIATRDFLGLLKRIHEELGITIIMSEHRLDEVIPLATKLVMMDAGEIIENSPPMIAIQNLWKIAEKQLFIPQVPRLFLEMGSSSLPFSVLSGQRALPPLSTPENEQKNESEKRDENRFLVAKSIAFQYEKNGRFILRELNFSIKKGEWIGIVGKNGTGKSTFLMVLAGLLNCRRGKVTLEGKRLNKIDLQERYERIGYVSQNPAYHFAYDTVFDEFYQRSIQIKLNNPDLAAKEMLMELEIEHISARNPLDCSGGEQQLVSLGLALLSNPEILLLDEPTKGLDPVRKHHLGTLLKKLKEEGTTIVMATHDMEFAAAYGTRAALLFDGKIISEGFVQDFFSDNFFYTTAINRLVRKQLPRALTWEDVIPYVKS, from the coding sequence ATGGTGGCGTTGGCAGAAATAAGGAATTTAAGTTTTACCTACCCAGAGGAAAAAAAAGAAGCTTTGGTTATGAATTCTTTAGTCATTGAAGAAGGTGATTTTTTAGTTTTAGCAGGTTCTTCTGGAAGTGGAAAAACGACATTATTACGTCATTTTAAAAAAGAATTATGGCCAATTGGTACACGAACTGGAGCCTTATTTTATAAAAATGAAAACTATCAAGAGTTGTCGGATATTCGGTCAGCAACCGAAATCGGTATGGTTTTTCAAAATCCAGAAAACCAAATTGTGATGGATAATGTCATGGGGGAGTTAGCTTTTGCGCTAGAAAATATTGGTTGTCCACCTAAAATTATTGAGAAACGAATTGCTGAATTAATCAGCTTTTTAGGCTTCCAAGATTTACTTGAGCAGTCGATTCATACTCTTTCTGGTGGTCAAAAACAATTAGTAAATTTAGCATCGGTTCTGATTTTACAACCCAAATTACTAGTTTTAGATGAACCAACAGCACAGCTTGATCCGATTGCTACACGTGATTTTTTAGGATTATTAAAAAGAATCCATGAAGAATTAGGTATTACAATCATTATGAGTGAACATCGACTAGACGAAGTTATCCCTTTAGCTACAAAATTAGTAATGATGGATGCGGGGGAAATTATTGAAAACAGTCCACCGATGATTGCTATTCAAAACTTATGGAAAATAGCTGAAAAGCAGTTATTTATTCCGCAAGTTCCACGTTTATTTTTAGAGATGGGATCCTCCTCGTTACCTTTTTCAGTATTGTCAGGCCAACGAGCATTGCCACCTTTATCTACACCGGAAAATGAACAAAAAAATGAATCAGAAAAAAGGGATGAGAATCGTTTTTTAGTTGCTAAATCAATTGCTTTTCAATACGAAAAAAATGGGCGTTTCATTTTGCGAGAATTAAATTTTTCAATCAAAAAAGGTGAATGGATCGGTATTGTTGGGAAAAATGGAACGGGAAAGTCAACGTTTTTAATGGTTTTAGCAGGTTTATTAAATTGCCGTAGAGGTAAGGTTACGCTAGAAGGGAAAAGACTGAATAAAATTGATTTACAGGAGCGCTATGAACGAATTGGCTATGTTTCTCAAAATCCTGCTTATCATTTTGCTTATGATACTGTATTTGATGAATTTTATCAGCGTAGTATCCAAATCAAGTTGAATAATCCCGATTTGGCGGCAAAAGAAATGCTAATGGAACTAGAAATTGAACATATTTCTGCTAGAAACCCATTAGACTGTAGTGGTGGAGAACAGCAACTCGTTTCTTTAGGATTGGCATTGCTATCTAATCCAGAAATCCTGTTATTAGATGAACCAACGAAAGGGTTAGATCCAGTTAGGAAGCATCATTTAGGTACGCTTCTAAAAAAACTAAAAGAAGAAGGTACCACTATCGTAATGGCGACACATGATATGGAGTTTGCGGCAGCATATGGCACAAGAGCTGCATTGTTATTTGATGGTAAAATTATTTCTGAAGGATTTGTCCAAGATTTCTTTAGTGATAATTTCTTTTATACAACAGCAATTAATCGTTTGGTCCGTAAACAATTACCAAGGGCTTTAACATGGGAGGATGTGATTCCATATGTTAAGAGCTAA
- a CDS encoding EutP/PduV family microcompartment system protein → MKKVMFIGSIGCGKTTLCQRIKGVELSYHKTQAVQFHADMIDTPGEFIQHRQYYSALTVTAAEAEVVALLASVSEKEQVFAPLFATLFAKPTIGIVTKIDLAENEADILAAEKRLYLAGAKVVFRVSSYEDAGIKELVDYLQ, encoded by the coding sequence ATGAAAAAAGTTATGTTTATTGGCTCAATTGGTTGTGGGAAAACAACCTTGTGTCAAAGAATTAAGGGTGTTGAGTTATCTTATCATAAAACACAAGCTGTTCAATTTCATGCAGATATGATTGATACACCAGGTGAGTTTATTCAACATCGTCAATATTATAGCGCCCTAACAGTTACTGCAGCTGAAGCTGAGGTAGTGGCATTACTAGCCAGTGTTAGTGAAAAAGAACAAGTTTTTGCGCCACTTTTTGCTACCCTTTTTGCAAAACCAACGATTGGGATTGTGACAAAAATTGATTTAGCAGAAAATGAGGCCGATATTCTAGCTGCCGAAAAAAGACTTTATTTGGCAGGTGCTAAAGTGGTATTTAGAGTTTCATCTTATGAAGATGCTGGGATTAAAGAATTAGTCGATTATTTACAATAG
- a CDS encoding cob(I)yrinic acid a,c-diamide adenosyltransferase translates to MKIYTKTGDKGMTRLVGGAQVSKDSARVTAYGTLDELNSLLGYIVSQMNDSENPDIKAELAEIQQYLFDCGTDLATPEGIRDYRMTKEPTKWLESRIDFYTELPPQIEEFIIPGGTPVASQLHMARTVARRGERHIVSVAWTAEINSHVLKFTNRLSDYFFAVARVVNFRANCPDVSYKRSGKVFHNGPTK, encoded by the coding sequence ATGAAAATTTATACAAAAACTGGGGACAAAGGTATGACTCGTTTAGTAGGTGGAGCGCAAGTCAGCAAAGACTCAGCACGAGTAACAGCATATGGAACATTGGATGAATTGAATTCGTTACTTGGCTATATTGTCAGTCAAATGAATGATAGTGAAAATCCAGATATTAAAGCTGAATTAGCAGAAATTCAACAATATTTATTCGATTGTGGAACAGATTTAGCTACACCAGAAGGTATTCGTGATTATCGTATGACAAAAGAGCCAACAAAATGGTTAGAGTCACGCATTGATTTCTATACAGAGTTACCTCCTCAAATTGAGGAATTTATTATTCCTGGTGGTACACCAGTTGCGAGCCAATTGCACATGGCGAGAACGGTTGCTAGGCGAGGAGAACGACATATCGTTAGTGTTGCTTGGACAGCCGAAATAAATAGCCATGTATTGAAATTTACGAATCGCTTATCAGATTACTTTTTTGCAGTTGCTCGAGTCGTAAACTTTCGTGCTAATTGCCCAGATGTTAGCTACAAGCGTAGTGGAAAAGTTTTTCATAATGGTCCGACAAAATAA
- a CDS encoding ANTAR domain-containing response regulator — translation MNGRIVIVDDEPITRMDIRDILEAGGYDVVGEASDGFEAIELCKSQHPDLVIMDIQMPLLDGLKAGKKIASENLAGGIILLSAFSDPTNTERAKNFGALGYLVKPLDEKSLIPTVEMSIAKGKETQKLEEQLNKLTKKLEERKIIERAKGILMIENKITEEDAYQMIRTLSMDKRSPMIEIAEMIVMTDD, via the coding sequence ATGAATGGAAGAATTGTAATAGTCGATGATGAACCTATTACAAGGATGGATATTCGTGATATTTTAGAAGCAGGCGGCTACGATGTTGTAGGCGAAGCTTCAGACGGGTTTGAAGCAATAGAACTTTGTAAAAGTCAACATCCCGATTTAGTCATTATGGATATTCAAATGCCTTTATTAGACGGTTTAAAAGCAGGAAAGAAAATTGCTTCTGAGAATTTAGCAGGCGGCATTATTCTATTATCAGCATTTAGCGATCCTACAAATACTGAACGAGCAAAAAATTTCGGTGCTTTAGGCTACTTAGTGAAACCTTTAGATGAGAAATCATTGATTCCGACGGTTGAAATGAGTATTGCTAAAGGCAAAGAAACACAAAAATTAGAAGAACAATTAAACAAGTTAACTAAAAAACTAGAAGAACGAAAAATTATTGAGCGTGCTAAAGGCATCTTAATGATTGAAAACAAAATTACTGAAGAAGATGCTTATCAGATGATTCGAACTCTCAGTATGGATAAACGTTCACCAATGATTGAAATCGCTGAAATGATTGTGATGACAGATGATTAA
- a CDS encoding 1-propanol dehydrogenase PduQ — protein MEKISFKTDLFIGENALDRLKEYENKKIFIVTDPFIVSSGMIDAVTSRISAKNEFAIFSDIIPDPPIENVVAGISALNEFDGDMMVAIGGGSAIDAAKAMKFFGQKLGTVKAMPFVVIPTTSGTGSEVTNFSVITNQEKAMKYPIVTDAILPDEAILDAELVRTVPPAITADTGMDVLTHALEAYVSTKANDYSDALCEKVVMLVFDYLERAYRNGDDMEAREKMHNASCLAGMAFNITSLGLNHGIAHTAGAKFHIPHGRMNTLLLQHVIRYNAGITDFQSIPTSEAAKRYTALAKLLGLPASNTRIGVRSLINEIKQLQKKLNMPTTLSECGITKEVFTKEKHAIAVGALKDGCTATNPRIPKELEIEEILETMLV, from the coding sequence ATGGAAAAAATAAGTTTTAAAACGGATTTATTTATTGGAGAAAATGCGTTAGATCGCTTGAAAGAGTATGAGAACAAGAAAATATTTATTGTAACCGATCCATTTATTGTTAGTTCAGGCATGATAGATGCTGTAACTTCAAGAATTAGTGCTAAAAATGAATTTGCAATTTTTAGTGACATTATTCCAGATCCGCCAATTGAAAATGTTGTGGCAGGGATCAGTGCATTAAATGAGTTTGATGGTGATATGATGGTAGCAATTGGTGGTGGATCAGCAATTGATGCAGCCAAAGCTATGAAATTTTTTGGTCAAAAATTAGGAACAGTCAAAGCAATGCCTTTTGTTGTGATTCCTACAACTAGCGGCACAGGTTCAGAAGTAACCAATTTCTCAGTCATTACCAACCAAGAAAAAGCGATGAAATATCCGATTGTAACAGATGCAATTTTGCCAGACGAAGCCATTTTAGATGCAGAATTAGTTCGAACAGTTCCACCAGCAATTACAGCTGATACAGGAATGGATGTTTTAACCCATGCTCTAGAAGCTTACGTGTCAACTAAAGCCAATGATTATTCGGATGCTTTATGTGAAAAAGTCGTGATGCTTGTTTTTGATTATTTAGAACGAGCTTATCGCAATGGAGACGATATGGAAGCACGGGAAAAAATGCACAATGCTTCATGTTTAGCTGGGATGGCTTTTAACATTACGTCATTAGGTTTGAACCATGGAATTGCTCATACCGCTGGTGCGAAATTCCATATTCCACACGGTCGTATGAATACATTACTTTTGCAACATGTTATTCGTTATAACGCTGGAATCACAGACTTCCAAAGTATTCCAACAAGTGAAGCTGCTAAGCGATACACGGCGCTAGCTAAGCTTTTAGGTTTACCGGCTAGTAATACACGCATAGGTGTCCGTAGTTTAATTAATGAAATTAAACAATTACAAAAAAAATTAAATATGCCAACAACGTTAAGTGAATGTGGCATAACTAAAGAAGTGTTCACAAAAGAAAAGCATGCTATTGCTGTTGGAGCACTAAAAGATGGATGTACGGCAACAAATCCAAGAATACCAAAAGAATTAGAGATTGAAGAGATTTTAGAGACAATGTTAGTTTAG
- the eutS gene encoding ethanolamine utilization microcompartment protein EutS, which produces MEEKQRMIQEYVPGKQVTLAHIIASPDQTIYEKLGLLESNYNAIGILTITPSEAAIIAVDIATKAANVQIGFIDRFSGSVVITGDVASVESALSEVLSGLETILGFTGTRITKT; this is translated from the coding sequence ATGGAAGAGAAACAAAGAATGATTCAAGAGTATGTACCAGGAAAACAAGTCACATTAGCGCACATTATCGCTAGTCCAGATCAAACAATCTATGAAAAATTAGGTTTATTGGAAAGTAACTATAATGCGATTGGCATTTTAACAATCACACCTAGTGAAGCAGCCATCATTGCTGTTGATATTGCAACGAAAGCGGCAAACGTTCAGATTGGATTTATTGATCGCTTTAGCGGATCAGTTGTAATTACAGGAGATGTTGCTTCAGTCGAGTCAGCATTATCTGAAGTATTAAGTGGACTTGAAACAATTTTAGGTTTCACAGGTACTAGAATTACAAAAACATAA